The Deinococcus aestuarii genome window below encodes:
- a CDS encoding AAA family ATPase, with protein MPLKPVPGTAQVTSAELRSRFPELLDQLGQGTRVVVTHYRRPIGALVSLEDLQRLRRADVADAQSGQGRLMQIIGTHNQSGGVGKTTSVAELGYDLITRLNPRTGQPNRVLLVDTDPQASLTKRFGLHDDPSSPAHVVTSTLFMSVMDLQLPGPTPLPSATVPELHLIPANQHLSRLDALLYSDDSLLPNLGQVLRRYEDYDYILIDTPPSRGMITRAALVASDHIIIPVNSSLKAMENFDSVSEVIGQCQRHNPNLRVAMFLLTQYQKNILHDQDVQRILQTQYAGIAPTSSPVPHRKALFNDASLARLPVALYRPKDPVNEDLRRVTDELLAYIGEPVTA; from the coding sequence ATGCCGCTCAAGCCCGTGCCTGGAACCGCTCAGGTGACCAGCGCCGAATTGCGGTCGCGCTTTCCCGAATTGCTCGATCAGTTGGGCCAGGGGACACGGGTCGTCGTCACGCACTACCGCCGTCCTATCGGCGCGCTCGTCAGCCTGGAAGATCTTCAGCGCCTGCGGCGCGCCGACGTCGCGGATGCCCAGTCGGGGCAGGGGAGACTTATGCAGATCATTGGAACGCACAACCAGTCGGGTGGGGTCGGGAAGACCACCAGCGTCGCGGAACTGGGGTATGACCTCATTACCCGCCTCAATCCCCGCACAGGGCAGCCCAACCGGGTGCTTCTGGTCGACACCGATCCGCAGGCCTCCTTGACGAAACGCTTCGGCCTGCACGACGACCCCTCGTCCCCGGCCCACGTGGTGACCAGCACACTCTTCATGAGCGTGATGGACCTGCAACTTCCCGGGCCCACGCCCCTGCCGTCCGCCACAGTGCCGGAACTCCACCTGATCCCTGCCAACCAGCACCTGAGCCGCCTCGACGCGCTGCTCTACAGCGACGACAGCCTGCTGCCGAACCTCGGCCAGGTGCTGCGGCGTTACGAGGACTACGACTACATCCTGATCGACACCCCGCCCAGTCGGGGCATGATCACCCGAGCCGCGCTGGTCGCAAGCGATCACATCATCATTCCGGTCAACAGCAGCCTCAAGGCCATGGAGAACTTCGACAGCGTCTCCGAGGTCATCGGGCAATGCCAACGCCACAACCCGAACCTGCGGGTGGCGATGTTCCTGCTGACCCAGTATCAGAAGAACATCCTGCACGACCAAGACGTGCAGCGCATCCTTCAGACCCAATACGCCGGGATCGCGCCCACCAGCAGTCCGGTGCCGCACCGCAAGGCGCTGTTCAACGACGCCAGCCTCGCCCGGCTGCCTGTCGCGCTCTACCGCCCCAAGGACCCGGTGAACGAGGACCTGCGCCGGGTCACCGACGAACTGCTCGCTTACATCGGCGAGCCGGTGACGGCATGA
- a CDS encoding ParB/RepB/Spo0J family partition protein, which translates to MTRGRPSMEARTPAPATVLGNLDLARARVIPFAQIRLIEHHNPRGRYSRDEVFSEESLAPLVRSIRERGVLQPVLLRATPGGQYELVAGERRFRAAQLAGLSGVPAIVETVADADLLEYALIENLQREAMNPVDQTFGVLELLSQRTGHPLSALPPYLNRLRNGTERDEHRVEETLQQVGGWTLLTFATRNVKFLQLRTEELDAIAAGKLTSKAAFELLPLGEHEQRSSLFEEAVREGWSAKDLRVRVQHLLQEGSAPSEARALVSRVKASLTERRVVQLSAAKRKELQRLVEQLESLLQEEHPRVSGGRQTQARAARGKRST; encoded by the coding sequence ATGACGCGCGGGCGACCCAGCATGGAGGCCCGGACGCCGGCACCCGCCACCGTTCTGGGCAACCTCGACCTCGCCCGGGCGCGGGTCATTCCCTTCGCTCAGATTCGGTTGATCGAGCACCACAACCCGCGTGGCCGGTACTCACGGGATGAGGTGTTCAGCGAGGAGAGCCTGGCCCCACTCGTGCGGTCGATCCGCGAACGCGGCGTCCTGCAACCGGTGCTGCTACGCGCCACGCCCGGCGGACAGTATGAACTGGTGGCGGGCGAGCGCCGCTTCCGTGCTGCACAACTCGCTGGCCTGAGTGGCGTCCCCGCCATCGTCGAGACGGTGGCCGATGCGGACCTGCTGGAGTACGCGCTGATCGAGAACCTCCAGCGGGAGGCGATGAACCCGGTCGACCAGACCTTCGGGGTGCTGGAACTGCTCAGCCAACGCACCGGACACCCGCTGAGCGCGCTGCCCCCCTACCTCAACCGTCTGCGCAACGGCACCGAGCGTGACGAACACCGGGTCGAGGAAACCCTGCAACAGGTGGGGGGTTGGACCCTGCTGACCTTCGCCACCCGCAACGTCAAGTTCCTCCAGTTAAGGACCGAGGAACTCGACGCCATAGCTGCGGGCAAGCTCACCAGCAAAGCGGCCTTCGAACTGCTCCCCCTAGGCGAGCACGAGCAGCGGAGCAGTCTCTTTGAGGAGGCCGTGCGGGAGGGATGGTCCGCGAAGGACCTTCGAGTCCGGGTACAGCACCTTTTGCAGGAGGGGAGCGCTCCCTCCGAAGCCAGGGCACTCGTCTCCCGAGTGAAGGCCTCCCTGACGGAGCGGCGTGTCGTCCAACTCAGTGCCGCGAAGCGGAAGGAACTCCAGCGTCTCGTCGAACAGCTCGAGTCGCTGTTGCAAGAGGAGCACCCCAGAGTCTCGGGAGGACGCCAAACTCAGGCGAGAGCCGCCCGGGGCAAGCGCTCGACCTGA